The proteins below come from a single Spirochaetota bacterium genomic window:
- a CDS encoding CBS domain-containing protein, producing MTIMKNINTIKAGDIMTTDFFVCKEDFSLFLAIDKIMRRKVHSIVVVDDNGQMKDIISPTDLLKVVFLDYTDYHSMKVSDIVKKNREILYISEDTSLSEIIKAMRTYSISTLIVADESLKPIGIVHIKDVLKMIETILM from the coding sequence ATGACGATTATGAAAAACATAAACACAATCAAAGCAGGAGACATTATGACAACAGACTTCTTTGTATGTAAAGAAGACTTTAGCCTATTCCTTGCTATAGATAAGATAATGAGAAGAAAAGTTCACTCAATAGTAGTAGTTGATGACAATGGGCAGATGAAGGATATAATATCTCCTACAGACTTGTTGAAGGTAGTTTTTCTTGATTATACAGATTATCATAGCATGAAGGTATCAGATATCGTTAAAAAGAATAGAGAGATATTATACATATCAGAAGATACAAGCCTTTCTGAAATAATAAAGGCTATGAGAACATATAGCATATCAACCCTGATAGTTGCCGATGAGTCTCTTAAACCTATAGGTATAGTTCATATAAAGGATGTCTTGAAGATGATAGAGACGATACTTATGTAG
- the flgE gene encoding flagellar hook protein FlgE has translation MMRSLYSGVSGLINHQVRMDVLGNNISNVNTYGFKRERVTFQDIISQLMEAAAKPTDERGGINSKQIGLGMTVASIDKIMTQGSIQTTGINTDLAIAGEGFFVLKKGEQLFYSRAGNFYIDKDGTLVNSSGFKVQGWRAQKLETGEIIINPSGQIEDLVIPRGAKSPAAATTIVKYRSNLESRTPIITPESSLLDREKYTHKTSVDVFDSYGNRYRMFIDFIRTDLNTWVATVNVEGASGVTVSVGEDKADNNNQFTIVFDNKGTLASVSDNSVNPTVMNTGTLMANVGFTLPDGTRQTIKVELGVVGSIENSITQFSSPSTASVYDQDGHAMGYLESFKIDSSGTIIGVFTNGLQEPLGQIALGGFTNPQGLEKVGENLYIETMNSGLADIGPAELKGKGKIYSGALEMSNVDLSDAFVDMIVTQRGFQANSRTITTTDQMLQEVLNLKR, from the coding sequence ATGATGAGGTCGCTTTATTCTGGTGTATCAGGCTTGATTAACCATCAGGTTAGGATGGATGTTCTTGGTAATAACATTTCTAATGTGAATACTTATGGTTTTAAGAGGGAGAGAGTAACTTTTCAGGACATCATTTCACAACTTATGGAAGCGGCAGCCAAGCCTACTGATGAAAGGGGGGGTATAAATTCAAAGCAAATAGGACTTGGTATGACTGTTGCCAGCATTGATAAGATTATGACACAGGGTAGTATTCAGACTACTGGTATAAACACTGACCTAGCAATTGCTGGTGAAGGGTTCTTCGTTTTAAAGAAGGGGGAACAGCTTTTCTACTCAAGAGCTGGTAATTTTTACATAGACAAGGATGGAACACTTGTCAATTCAAGCGGTTTCAAAGTTCAAGGCTGGAGAGCACAAAAACTTGAGACAGGAGAGATAATTATAAACCCATCAGGTCAGATTGAAGACCTTGTGATACCCAGGGGAGCGAAGAGCCCCGCAGCAGCAACTACGATAGTAAAGTATAGATCTAACCTTGAGAGTAGAACACCAATTATAACTCCAGAGTCAAGTCTCCTTGACAGGGAGAAATACACTCATAAAACAAGTGTTGATGTTTTTGACTCATACGGCAATAGATATAGAATGTTTATAGACTTCATAAGAACTGACTTAAATACATGGGTTGCTACGGTGAATGTGGAAGGTGCCAGTGGTGTAACAGTTAGCGTCGGCGAAGATAAAGCTGATAACAACAATCAATTTACTATTGTGTTTGACAACAAGGGAACTCTGGCAAGTGTTTCTGATAATAGCGTCAACCCTACAGTTATGAACACAGGAACATTAATGGCTAATGTCGGATTTACGTTACCAGATGGGACAAGACAAACAATTAAGGTAGAACTTGGTGTTGTTGGAAGCATTGAAAACAGTATAACTCAATTTTCATCTCCATCAACCGCATCTGTATATGATCAAGATGGACACGCTATGGGATACCTTGAGAGTTTCAAAATTGATAGTTCTGGAACGATAATAGGCGTCTTTACGAATGGACTTCAAGAACCCTTGGGACAGATAGCACTAGGTGGTTTTACAAATCCTCAAGGTTTGGAGAAAGTAGGAGAGAATCTATATATTGAGACGATGAACTCAGGACTTGCAGACATAGGTCCTGCTGAACTTAAGGGTAAGGGGAAGATATACTCTGGAGCACTTGAAATGTCAAATGTTGACCTTTCAGATGCTTTCGTTGATATGATTGTAACACAGAGAGGTTTTCAAGCAAACTCAAGAACAATAACAACAACAGACCAGATGCTACAAGAAGTTCTTAACCTAAAGAGATAA
- a CDS encoding SpoIIE family protein phosphatase, giving the protein MLGSLQKEEYFKIYEPSRQFPINLLGFAAKKSVVVDSNVTTDEVVNLLLKDNEIAFVIVTSGDEIINVLESKDILNIISARFGQHIYGNKPVIKIANRLQKNFSLIEANKPVRSIIQKISKNKQRIVITINGNIYGATNPDIIYSVLLKIIEEDSKETGRLQNMIINKSLYPSNVINYEAVSIPSFNAGGDYIFVKDVDNNQTLVVIADVSGKGTSAAIITSMISFFFKSLVESKITKEVLVKSIVRLNNTIIDYFDYEKYITMVLCVVNKLSRSISIVNMGHQPVYVFEKEEIIQKRAHNTPIGLMDLSEDSIVIDDTTLGRNKKVFLFTDGVTDIKNSDEMEYGEKRLEAILLSYDNTEDIKSYLLEDIMSFSEDQYQVDDISFIIFEIKD; this is encoded by the coding sequence ATGTTAGGTTCACTTCAAAAAGAGGAATATTTCAAAATATACGAACCTAGCAGGCAGTTTCCTATCAACCTGTTAGGTTTTGCTGCCAAAAAGTCTGTTGTAGTTGATTCTAATGTTACAACTGATGAAGTTGTGAACCTGCTTCTAAAAGATAACGAGATAGCGTTTGTGATAGTAACAAGTGGTGATGAGATAATAAATGTTTTAGAGTCCAAAGATATATTGAATATAATATCTGCTAGATTTGGTCAGCACATATACGGGAATAAACCAGTGATTAAAATAGCAAACAGACTACAGAAGAATTTTTCTTTGATTGAAGCAAATAAGCCTGTAAGGTCAATAATACAGAAGATTTCAAAGAACAAACAACGAATAGTCATAACAATAAATGGTAATATTTATGGAGCAACTAATCCTGATATAATTTACTCAGTCCTACTCAAGATAATAGAAGAAGACTCAAAAGAGACAGGAAGACTGCAAAATATGATAATAAACAAATCTCTATATCCAAGTAACGTTATAAACTATGAGGCTGTTTCAATACCGTCGTTTAATGCTGGTGGAGACTATATCTTTGTAAAGGATGTAGATAACAACCAAACACTGGTAGTTATCGCAGATGTGTCAGGTAAAGGAACTTCCGCAGCTATAATTACGAGCATGATAAGTTTCTTTTTCAAGAGTTTAGTTGAAAGCAAGATAACAAAAGAAGTACTAGTAAAATCAATAGTCAGACTCAACAATACTATCATAGACTACTTTGATTACGAAAAATACATTACAATGGTGCTTTGTGTTGTTAATAAACTTTCCAGGAGTATAAGTATAGTCAATATGGGACATCAGCCTGTATATGTATTTGAGAAAGAAGAAATTATCCAGAAGAGAGCACATAATACTCCTATAGGTCTTATGGATTTAAGTGAAGATAGTATTGTTATTGATGATACTACACTAGGACGAAATAAGAAAGTCTTTCTTTTCACTGATGGAGTTACAGATATAAAGAATTCTGACGAGATGGAATATGGAGAGAAGAGATTAGAAGCAATACTTCTGTCCTATGATAACACCGAAGATATAAAATCATACTTACTTGAGGATATTATGTCGTTTTCTGAAGATCAATACCAGGTTGATGACATATCTTTCATAATATTTGAGATCAAAGATTAG
- a CDS encoding CHY zinc finger protein, with the protein MWAKIKDIPVFGVGLGSYSRCYHYNSERDIVAIKFKCCGKYYACYKCHNELEDHKIIPWDESEFSTKAVLCGICGFEMSIYEYLKSRSKCPSCSSDFNQNCKKHYSIYFGLEDYT; encoded by the coding sequence ATGTGGGCAAAGATAAAGGACATTCCTGTATTCGGAGTAGGTTTGGGCTCATACTCTAGATGTTATCATTATAATTCTGAAAGAGATATAGTAGCTATAAAGTTTAAGTGTTGTGGTAAGTATTACGCTTGCTATAAGTGTCATAATGAATTGGAGGATCATAAAATAATACCTTGGGACGAAAGTGAATTTTCTACAAAAGCAGTTTTGTGTGGTATATGTGGTTTTGAGATGAGTATATATGAATATTTAAAATCTAGGTCCAAGTGTCCTTCGTGCAGTTCTGATTTCAATCAAAACTGTAAGAAACATTACAGTATCTATTTTGGGTTAGAGGATTATACTTAA